GCATCCAGCAAATCAAACCCTTCGCCGGCCACCCGCGCGATGACCTCCGCGGTGACGCCACCCCAGGGCCACGCTTCTCCAACGCACAGCAACCGGCCCGTCCGCGCCACGGACGCCATGACCGTATCAGTGTCGAGCGGTTTCACCGAGCGCAGGTCAACGACTTCAATTTCCGTGCCTTCACCGGCCAGTTCCTCCGCAACCGCCAGCGCCTCGTGAACCATCGCGCTGTAAGCCACAATGGTCAGATCGCGCCCAACGCGGGCAATGCGGGCTTTGCCGGTCGGCACGGCGGCGGCAGGCAGTTTTTCCGCCTTCAGATGGTAATACAGATACTTGTGTTCGCAGAAAATCACCGGGTCATCGAGGGCAACGGCCTCGAGCAACATGCTGTAGGCATCCTCCACCGTGGCCGGCGTCATAACCACCAGGCCGGGATAGTGCGCATAAATGGCTTCCATCCTCTGACTGTGAAACGGCCCGCTCCCCGAGGTGCCGCCGCACGGCAGCCGGATCGTGATCGGGCATGGAACCCTGGTGCGCCAGTAAAGCGTCGCCGCCTGGTTGATGATCTGGTTGAAACCGACCGAGGAAAAATCCGCGAATTGCATTTCGATGATCGGACGCATTCCCTCGATCGCCGCGCCGATGGCCAGCCCCACCATTGCATCCTCGCTGATGGGCGAATCGATGACCCTGCCCGGATATTCCCCGGCCAGATTTTTTGTCGCCTTGAACGCGCCTCCAAACGCGGACACGTCCTGGCCGTAGATAAACACCCGCGGATCCTCGGCCAGCGCCCGCGCCTGCGCGTCTCGGATGGCTTCCAGGTACGTGATACTCATGCTCGCTTCAATCCGGCGGTTCACCGCGTGCTTCCAAAAGATGTTGCGATGACAGCGCCCGCCATTCCTCCATGTAAGGATCGGGCACGGGCTCCCGTTG
This DNA window, taken from Candidatus Angelobacter sp., encodes the following:
- a CDS encoding transketolase C-terminal domain-containing protein, which encodes MSITYLEAIRDAQARALAEDPRVFIYGQDVSAFGGAFKATKNLAGEYPGRVIDSPISEDAMVGLAIGAAIEGMRPIIEMQFADFSSVGFNQIINQAATLYWRTRVPCPITIRLPCGGTSGSGPFHSQRMEAIYAHYPGLVVMTPATVEDAYSMLLEAVALDDPVIFCEHKYLYYHLKAEKLPAAAVPTGKARIARVGRDLTIVAYSAMVHEALAVAEELAGEGTEIEVVDLRSVKPLDTDTVMASVARTGRLLCVGEAWPWGGVTAEVIARVAGEGFDLLDAPPQRLNAKDTPVPYHPNLWAAHRPTARSIAASVRNLLRM